TCAGAAGCCCGAGAGGACTTTTGTCCTGTGTGAGCAGAAAGGCGATCCCGACGCCAGGCAGGGTCGCGTGGGCGATCGCATCGCCAAGCAGGCTTTGCTGGCGAAGGACGGCGAAGGACCCAAGGCATCCCGCCGTGATTCCCAGGATGCAGGATCCCGCGGCAACAATTAACAACGTATGATCGAAAAAAAAAGACAGATCAGGCATGGTCCGTGTTCCCGTTGATCCCGCCGGCGATTGTCCCTTCCCCTTTGGCGCTCAAAAAGGCGGCCCTGCCCCCGTAGGCCCTGCGAAGGTTGTCGGGGGTGAGGACGTCCTGGACCTTTCCGAGGCAAATGCGGCGGACGTTAAGAAGCATGACCCATTCGAAATATTCCGCGAGGGTTTGCAGGTCATGATGGACGCAGATGACCGTCTTGCCTTTCGCTTTGAGTTCGCGGAGCAGGTCGATGATGCTCCTCTCTGTGGCCGCGTCTACCCCGGCGAGGGGTTCGTCCATCAGATAGACCGGCGCGTCCTGCACGAAGGCCCTGGCAATAAAAACCCGTTGCTGTTGTCCTCCGGAGAGCTGGCTGATCTGTCGGCTGGCAAAATCGACCATGCCGACCTTTTCCAGGCATTCCAGGGCCAATCTTTTTTCTTTGGGGCCTGGTTGTTTGATCCAGCCCAGATGGCCGTACCGGCCCATCAGGACGACATCAAGGACATTGGTCGGAAAGTCCCAATCCACAGAACTGCGTTGGGGGACATAGCCGATCAGGCGGTTTTCCGGTCTGTATGGATTGCCGAAAACAAGGATCCTTCCGGCCGCCGGTCTGACCAGCCCCAGGATGGTTTTGATCAACGTTGACTTTCCGGCCCCGTTGGGCCCCACGATGGCCAGGAGCGTTCCCTGAGGCGCCTGGAAATCCACGTCCCAGAGGACGGGTTTTTCCCGGTAGGCGACGGTCAAGTCCGTCACATCAATGGCAGGGTTCATGTTTTCGTTCTCGGAATTCATTGTGCCTCCAGTTGCCGGTTATTTTAAGGCGTCAACGATCGTGTTAATATTATGGGTCACCATTCCGATATACGTCCCCTCAAAGGTCCCGTCTGTTCCCAGTGCGTCGGAGAAAAGTTCGCCGCCGATTTTGACATCCCAGCCCCTGGCCTTGACCGCTTCCTGAACGGCCTGGACATTTTTGACCGGAACGGAGGATTCCACAAAGATGGCCTTGATTTTTCGTTTCACGATGAAGTCGGCGACCGTTTTGATGTCCGCAGCGCCGGCTTCGGCCTGTGTGCTGATGCCCTGGAGCCCGATCACTTCAAATCCATATGCCCGGCCGAAATAACGGAAAGCGTCATGTGCCGTCACAAGCACCCGCTGGTCGGGGGAGAGTTCCCCGGCCCTGGCGCGGACCGTCCGGTCCAGTTCATCCAGCTCGTTCAGATAATCCGCGGTCCGTTGGAAATATTCCTCCCGGGAGGACGGGTCGAAGGCCGCCAATTCGTCCCGGATCCGCTCCACAGCTTTTTTCCACAGAATGACATCAAACCAGATGTGCGGGTCGTAATGCCCGGCGAATTTTTCACTTTCCAGGCGTGACTCCGGCGGGACGTTTTCCCCCACGGGCACGGTTTTGACCCTGCCGGACATTTTCTTGAACAGGTCCTCCATTTTCGCTTCCAGATGGAGCGCATTGTAAAAAATGATGTCCGCTCCGGACAATTTCCGGACATCGCTTTCGCTGGCTTTGTAAAGATGCGGATCGACCCCGGCGCCCATCAGCCCTGCGACATCGACTCTCTCTCCCCCGATTATTTTGAGGGCATCGGTGATCTGGCCGATGGTGGCGACCGCTTTCACGGGCCGGGATCCTTCGGCGGATGCGTTTGCGGCCAGAAGGAACAATCCGGCCAACACGTGTAAATATAGGCGGGGGACATTCATTCTTTTCATGGCGGTGTTTGCTCCGTTAACGGTTTTGGCATCTTTTGCAGATCCCGTAAAAATGCATTTCATGCCCCAGGATTTCAAAGCCTTCTTTTTCCAAATACGGGTGGTAGATCGTGTCTTCCTTGAGGTCCGGGAATTCAATGAAACGGTGGCACCGGACGCATTGAGCGTGGTGATGCGGTTTTTCATCGTAAACATGCTCGAAGTGGTGGTGTTTGTCGCCGAAGGCGGTTTCCCGGATAACGCCGGATTCCAGCAGTTCGCGCAGGCGCCGGTAGACGGTGGCGCGGGAAACGCTATTCTCCATTTGTTTGACCGCTTTGACGATCTCTTCCGCCGTAAAGTGCCCGTGGGTTTGAATAACCACGTTGAAAACCATTTCCCTCCCGGAGCTGGTGCGGATGCCGTTTTTTTCCAGGTAGTGGTTGAATTTTCGGCGTTCGGTGGCGATGGGGTGTCTTCCGCGTCTCATATGAGACAGTGTATCATCTTGAGCGTCGATGTCAAGGGTCCGCGGATGTTTTGGTGAATTTGGGGAAAAGCTCAGACGGCAAGCTTATCCGGGCGTCGGGGGACGGATGAGGCGGCGGTCAATCCCGCCATTTGATGGAACAGCCCATGGACGGCTTTTGGCGCCTGTCCACCGGGAGCCCGCCCGCAAGCGCGGTCAGGGCTTCTTTGAGTGCTTCTTTTGTTACTTTTTTTTCATCCTGCCAATTATCATCGATGCGGCCGTGATAGACAAGTTCCTTTTTGGCGTTCAGTAGAAAAATGTCCGGTGTGCATTGGGCTTTGAATGTTTTTGCGGTCTCCTGCGATTCGTCAACGAGGTATGGAAAATCGATGCCCCACTCCTTGATCTTTTCGATCATCTTGGCAGGGGCGTCTTCCGGATATCCGGGGTGAATGTTGGGGTTGATGGCGACGGTGTTGATCTTCAGTTTTCGGGCGTAGTGCGCGAGCCGGATCAATCGCGGCCAGACCGCAAGCGCGTAGGGGCAGTGATTGCAGGTGAAGACCACCAGGAGGCCCTTCTCTCCAAACTGTTCCTGGCTGCGGTAGATTTTCCCATGGGGGTCCCGGAGTTCAAAGTCCTCCATGCCGGAGCCGAGCGGTAAAACAAGAGATTCTAACAGGGCCATAGGGTATCTCCTTTTGAGAGGGGTTTTGACCATCTTCATTATAGAAAGGGATCTGGTGCTGTCAAGTAATGCCTTTGAGGAGAAACGATTGCAATTTTGCATTAAGGAATTTATAATGCGTCAGAGGTAGGAAAGGACTTCGCCCATGGCCCTCCCCCAAGAATTGATCCTGGAACAAATGGAAATCGGACCGATGGAGAACTTTATTTATTTTATCGGAGACAAATCGTCCGGTGAGGTTGCCGTTGTGGACCCGGCCTGGGATGTGAATTACTTGCGGTCGCAGGCCGTCCGCAAGGGGTACCGGATCACCAGTATTTTTTTGACCCACGGCCATCCGGATCACGTCAACGGTCTTCCGGACCTGCTGACCACCCACGATG
This window of the Candidatus Omnitrophota bacterium genome carries:
- a CDS encoding metal ABC transporter ATP-binding protein, whose protein sequence is MNPAIDVTDLTVAYREKPVLWDVDFQAPQGTLLAIVGPNGAGKSTLIKTILGLVRPAAGRILVFGNPYRPENRLIGYVPQRSSVDWDFPTNVLDVVLMGRYGHLGWIKQPGPKEKRLALECLEKVGMVDFASRQISQLSGGQQQRVFIARAFVQDAPVYLMDEPLAGVDAATERSIIDLLRELKAKGKTVICVHHDLQTLAEYFEWVMLLNVRRICLGKVQDVLTPDNLRRAYGGRAAFLSAKGEGTIAGGINGNTDHA
- a CDS encoding zinc ABC transporter substrate-binding protein — its product is MKRMNVPRLYLHVLAGLFLLAANASAEGSRPVKAVATIGQITDALKIIGGERVDVAGLMGAGVDPHLYKASESDVRKLSGADIIFYNALHLEAKMEDLFKKMSGRVKTVPVGENVPPESRLESEKFAGHYDPHIWFDVILWKKAVERIRDELAAFDPSSREEYFQRTADYLNELDELDRTVRARAGELSPDQRVLVTAHDAFRYFGRAYGFEVIGLQGISTQAEAGAADIKTVADFIVKRKIKAIFVESSVPVKNVQAVQEAVKARGWDVKIGGELFSDALGTDGTFEGTYIGMVTHNINTIVDALK
- a CDS encoding transcriptional repressor — encoded protein: MRRGRHPIATERRKFNHYLEKNGIRTSSGREMVFNVVIQTHGHFTAEEIVKAVKQMENSVSRATVYRRLRELLESGVIRETAFGDKHHHFEHVYDEKPHHHAQCVRCHRFIEFPDLKEDTIYHPYLEKEGFEILGHEMHFYGICKRCQNR
- a CDS encoding thioredoxin family protein yields the protein MALLESLVLPLGSGMEDFELRDPHGKIYRSQEQFGEKGLLVVFTCNHCPYALAVWPRLIRLAHYARKLKINTVAINPNIHPGYPEDAPAKMIEKIKEWGIDFPYLVDESQETAKTFKAQCTPDIFLLNAKKELVYHGRIDDNWQDEKKVTKEALKEALTALAGGLPVDRRQKPSMGCSIKWRD